In the Rattus rattus isolate New Zealand chromosome 18, Rrattus_CSIRO_v1, whole genome shotgun sequence genome, one interval contains:
- the LOC116886871 gene encoding male-specific lethal 3 homolog: MATLGCAPKDDGEGKDEGGSDRGDGDPKPKGKKEVEAHTRREADERAVRIPIPEVLQQRLADDCYYINRRRRLVRLPCQTNVGAILECYVRHFSASALASGDRRPQPQRAAPERSVGLCREMADGLRITFDHALPLVLLYPQEQAQYEMVTSSTFFFPTEERASDAGRSQEAPWPGPSPPQPSESQAMAGPTAPKRRRVETDAARAPRRSTRHSTHCHWQAEDRASPQAKRSVPKLFPHLQKTPVHSTALSPIALTPGKEGSAMFAGFEGTTEEINEILSWKLVPDNYPPGHQPPPPSYIYGAQHLLRLFVKLPEILGKMSFSEKNLKALLKHLDLFLRFLAEYQADFFLESAYVSACEAHYSSKNPRTIC; the protein is encoded by the coding sequence ATGGCCACACTTGGCTGCGCTCCTAAGGATGACGGCGAGGGTAAGGATGAAGGAGGGAGTGATCGAGGCGATGGCGACCCAAAGCCTAAAGGCAAGAAAGAAGTGGAGGCACACACGAGACGGGAAGCGGACGAACGGGCCGTGCGCATCCCCATCCCGGAAGTGCTCCAGCAGCGGCTGGCGGACGACTGTTACTACATCAACCGCAGGCGGCGGTTGGTGAGGCTGCCTTGCCAGACCAATGTGGGCGCCATCCTTGAGTGCTACGTGCGCCACTTCTCGGCAAGCGCACTGGCCTCGGGGGACCGCCGGCCGCAGCCCCAGCGCGCGGCGCCCGAGAGGAGCGTGGGCCTGTGCCGAGAGATGGCGGACGGGCTGCGCATCACCTTCGACCACGCGCTCCCCTTGGTGCTGCTGTACCCTCAGGAACAGGCCCAGTACGAAATGGTCACTTCCTCCACCTTTTTCTTCCCCACCGAGGAACGAGCGAGCGATGCGGGCAGGAGCCAGGAGGCGCCCTGGCCCGGCCCGTCTCCCCCACAGCCCTCCGAGAGCCAGGCCATGGCGGGGCCAACCGCCCCCAAGAGGCGCAGGGTGGAGACCGATGCCGCGCGGGCTCCCAGGCGGTCCACCCGCCACAGCACCCACTGCCACTGGCAGGCTGAGGACCGGGCCTCGCCCCAGGCCAAGCGCAGTGTGCCCAAGCTGTTCCCGCACTTGCAAAAGACACCTGTGCACAGCACAGCACTTTCCCCCATCGCTCTGACTCCCGGGAAGGAAGGGAGTGCCATGTTTGCTGGCTTTGAAGGGACAACTGAGGAAATAAACGAGATCCTGTCCTGGAAGCTTGTGCCGGACAACTATCCCCCGGGACACCAGCCACCTCCCCCCTCCTACATTTATGGCGCACAGCATTTACTTCGACTGTTTGTTAAACTTCCAGAGATTCTTGGAAAGATGTCTTTCTCCGAGAAGAATCTGAAGGCACTACTGAAGCACTTGGATCTCTTTCTGAGGTTCTTAGCAGAATACCAGGCTGACTTCTTCCTGGAGTCAGCTTATGTCTCTGCCTGTGAGGCGCATTATAGCAGCAAGAACCCCAGGACAATCTGTTAA